In Haemorhous mexicanus isolate bHaeMex1 chromosome 21, bHaeMex1.pri, whole genome shotgun sequence, the following proteins share a genomic window:
- the GLE1 gene encoding mRNA export factor GLE1 — protein MESWQLRFDTLEALRLSSKGRLSYCSHWQEDEAALEGCVAPVELSPYCGWVLDSLSGQLAQEITPSGTSTPKQSTPLPKRASAEKIPPGSHRSSSPPSSTAPSETKENDHLSLLETNQEVVPAVLSSKVAKVEGCIRMYEEMHRLKAKERLRQRQEEQEQMVRAAYAQASEQLKRFDELRELKRHQEFQELQEVMEKSSKEAQGQQEKLKEEHRHRAKILNLKLREAEQQRQRQEELERLRKEEGQERLRRLYSIQEELLQLNQQIDPNYRHKDLPRIDLSAYSNRGNQICGLVSGLIRSTSERGFPTQADVASTERALQEMRGLISSMQQEITAALEEKKRKDEEEKKQKQKELEKKEQMKSQTPAPAQQSGEKQQKEGLQVKTEESIMQWYQQLQDAAEQCVAAFSEIANCKGNTEVKKIKTNLQKAATIPVSQISSISGSKLREVFDKINNLLSGKPVQTEGQTVSVTQHPQGLEFVCYKLAEKFVKHGEGEVSFHHDSAFPIAVVLSGIWELHPRVGDIFLAHLHKKCPYSVPFYPARKEGTSMEEYQRMLGYEVHDSKVEEQDHFLKRMSGMIRLYAAIIQLRWPYGNRQGAHPHGLSYGWRWLAQMLNLEPLADVTAMLLLDFLEVCGNALMKQYGIQFWKTMFFIQKSYIPRIEAVTSSGQMGCLSRLKNFVQKCLRAEEIPLPKGILTSSFWRT, from the exons ATGGAGTCGTGGCAGCTCCGCTTCGACACTCTGGAGGCCCTGCGCCTCTCCAGCAAGGGCCGGCTGAGCTACTGCAGCCACTGGCAGGAGGATGAG GCCGCCTTGGAAGGATGTGTGGCACCCGTTGAGCTTTCCCCTTACTGCGGCTGGGTGCTGGACAGCCTTAGTGGGCAATTAGCACAGGAGATCACACCCTCCGGGACTTCAACGCCCAAACAATCCACCCCGCTCCCAAAACGGGCATCTGCCGAGAAGATCCCGCCTGGCAGCCACCGGAGCTCGTCACCACCTTCATCTACAGCACCCAGTGAGACCAAG GAAAATGATCATCTTAGTCTCCTGGAAACAAATCAAGAAGTTGTTCCAGCAGTTCTTTCATCTAAAGTTGCAAAAGTCGAAGGCTGCATTCGGATGTATGAAGAGATGCACAGGCTGAAAGCAAAG gagaggctgagacagcggcaggaggagcaggagcagatggTGAGGGCAGCCTATGCCCAGGCCAGTGAGCAGCTGAAGCGCTTTGATGAACTGAGGGAGCTGAAGCGGCATCAGGAATTCCAGGAGTTGCAAGAAGTAATGGAGAAGAG CtcaaaggaggctcaggggcagcAAGAGAAGTTGAAGGAAGAACACCGACATAGAGCAAAG ATATTGAACCTAAAATTGCGTGAGGcggagcagcagaggcagcgcCAGGAAGAGCTGGAACGTTTGCGCAAGGAGGAGGGCCAGGAGAGGCTGCGTCGCCTTTATTCcatccaggaggagctgctgcagctgaaccagCAGATTGATCCCAACTACAGACATAAAGACTTGCCCAGAATTGATCTGTCTGCCTACAGCAATCGTGGCAACCAGATCTGTGGACTGGTGTCAGGGCTCATCCGCAGCACGAGCGAG AGAGGGTTCCCAACTCAAGCAGACGTGGCCAGCACTGAACGAGCCCTGCAGGAGATGCGAGGGTTGATATCCAGCATGCAGCAGGAAATCACTGCAGctctagaagaaaagaagaggaaagatgaagaggaaaagaaacaaaagcagaaagagtTAGAGAAAAAAGAGCAGATGAAGAGTCAGActcctgcccctgcacagcagtcgggggaaaagcagcagaaggaag gACTTCAGgttaaaacagaagaaagtaTCATGCAGTGGTACCAGCAGCTTCAGGATGCTGCTGAGCAATGTGTTGCTGCTTTCAGTGAAATTGCAAACTGCAAAGGCAACACTGAG GTGAAGAAGATAAAAACAAACTTGCAGAAAGCTGCTACTATCCCTGTGAGCCAGATCTCTAGCATATCAG GCTCTAAGCTGAGAGAGGTGTTTGACAAGATCAATAACCTGCTGTCTGGGAAGCCTGTTCAGACTGAAGGACAAACGGTGTCGGTGACTCAGCATCCACAGGGGCTGGAGTTTGTTTGCTACAAACTTGCAGAGAAGTTTGTG AAACATGGGGAAGGAGAAGTATCTTTTCACCATGATTCAGCTTTCCCAATTGCTGTGGTGCTCTCAGGAATCTGGGAATTACACCCTCGAGTCGGAGACATCTTTTTAGCTCATCTGCACAAGAAGTGCCCATATTCTGTGCCATTTTACCCTGCTCGGAAAGAAGGGACTTCTATGGAAGAGTATCAGAG GATGCTTGGATATGAAGTTCATGATTCTAAAGTGGAAGAACAAGATCATTTTCTCAAAAGGATGTCAGGAATGATTCGTCTCTATGCTGCCATCATTCAGCTCCGCTGGCCTTATGGAAACAGACAAGGG GCTCATCCTCATGGTCTGAGCTATGGATGGCGCTGGCTTGCACAGATGTTGAATCTGGAGCCTCTGGCAGATGTGACAGCTATGCTGCTTTTGGATTTCCTGGAA GTGTGTGGCAATGCTCTGATGAAGCAGTATGGGATTCAGTTCtggaaaacaatgttctttatCCAGAAATCCTATATCCCAAG GATTGAAGCTGTGACCAGCTCTGGCCAGATGGGCTGTTTGTCACGTTTGAAGAATTTCGTGCAG AAATGTCTACGTGCAGAGGAAATTCCATTACCAAAGGGCATTCTGACATCTTCTTTTTGGAGAACATAA